TATTTTCCGTCACCTAAAGATTTTATTTCGCGCGTTTCGTCCATTGTTCAGAGGTTCCCGCCGTTTTACTGCCGGTCTTCGCCCGCGGCTGCCTGTTCCTGAGCCGTCAGCTTGCACATGCGTCCGAGAAGCCCGTCAAGGCGGCTGCCGAGCTCTTCTTTTTCTGCCCGGCTGGAGGCCGCCAGCTTTTCCGCGTCCTCCTGGAGCTGCATGATCTCAAGATCACGGTCTTCTATTATGCCTTTGAGCTCGGATATCTCGCGGCCCAGAGCCTCGTTTTCCGATTTCATGCCGTCAAGCATTTTCTCAAGACGGTCAAGCGCCTCGTTGACTCTTTCAAACTGTTCCATCATTCTCAAAGCACCTCCAAAATTCTTTCGTCCGTGTGGCCTCCCCGCCGAGGGAAGGTCCGTCTCTCGCTCCAGTCTAGCAGACTATCATGCCCCGCGGACATCTCCGCCGAACTTTTTGCCTATTTTTTTGACTACCTGCTTGGAAACATTCTCTATCTGTTCGGAGGTGAGAGTCCCCTTGTCCGAACCGACCCAGATCCTGAAGGAGACGGATTTTTTACCATCCCCTACCTGCGCTCCGCGATATTCGTCGATAAACTTCACATCCTTGACCAGATCGGCCTTTCTCGCTATGGCCTCAATCTCGGCCCAGCCGACATTCTCGTCGAAGACGATCGAAAGGTCGAAGTCGGCGAGCGGATACTCAGGCAGATGGACAAACTCGTTCTGGCGCGAGGGCAGCGGCGTGAGTTTTTCAACGTCGAGCTCAAAGATCACCGTCAGACTGCGCTTTATGCCGGATGCCTTCGCGCTCTTGGGAGATACCAGCGCAAGCGCGCCGATCACCTCTCCGCCTGCCGTGACGTTGACCCAGAGCTTATCGTCTGCCCACGCAGGCTTCTCCTGCTGGGAGAAGCCGAGCCTCTCCATCTGCGCGGCGCGGTGCATATACTCAAGCACGCCCTTGGCCTCGCGGAAGAGCTGCCTTGCGTCGGCGCCTACGAAGGCTCCGCCCAGGCGGCGCGCCATCTCCGGAAGCAGTTCGTCCGTGCCGCTGATACTTTTATAATTCCTGTCAAAGAACACCTGCGTCATCTCAAAAATACGGAAATCCGTGAAATAGCGGATATTTGTCGCCACGGCCTTCAGCAGTCCGGGTACGAGGGTCGAACGCAGGCGGCTCTCGTCGGGCGCCGGCGGCGTCGAGAGCTCGAGCATCTCTTTCGTATCCGCCCCCGCGGCGCCGACATATTCGTCGCCGATCCAGGGATAGGTAAAGATCTCCTGCATGCCGCAGCGGAAGGCCAGGTATTCGCGTATGGCGCGCTCCATGTCAGGCACACGCTGGTTGACGGCTTTATCAAGCAGCACGGTCGGCGCCGAGAATTCAAAATTCTCATATCCCATAAGGCGCGCGACCTCTTCAAGGATGTCATCCGGCAGCGAAATGTCGCCTGTGGAACGCCATGAAGGCGCTTCGACAAGAAGCCTGTCGCCATCCGTTTCCGTTTTGAAGCCGAGCGGCGAAAGGATATCCACCACCTCGCCCGCGGTAAGCTCTTTGCCTAGGCGCTTACGCAGGAAGTCAAGGCTCACTTCGACCTTCGCATTTTCAAGCGGGCGCGGGTAGACGTCCGTGTGGGCGGTTATCCGCATCTCAGGGAAATATTTTCCAAAGGCCTCCGCCGCGATCGCCACGGCGGCGTCCACACGCTGCGGATCGATACTCTTCTCATAGCGCGCGGAAGCCTCCGTGCGCACGTCGAAACGCTGCGATGTACGGCGTATGCCGAGCGCGTCGAAGCTGGCGACCTCGAGGATGAGTTCCGTCGTATCGTCAAGGATCGAGTCGAGCTTGCCTCCCATGACTCCGGCGAGCCCGACGGGCGACTTCTCGTCGGCGATGACGAGATCCTCGGTCGTGAGGTCGAGCGTCTCGCCGTCAAGCAGCTGCAGCTTCTCGCCCTCGTAGGCGCGGCGCACGTAAATGCCGCCCGCGATATGTTTTTTGTCAAATCCGTGGGTCGGCTGCCCCGTGGCGAGCATCACGTAGTTCGTGATGTCTACGGGCAGATTGATAGGACGCATCCCGACGCGCCAGATCAGGCTTTTGAGCTCAAAGGGCGAGGGAACGCTGCTGATATTCTTAATGACGAGCCCGACATAACGGGAGCACCGCTCCGCGTCCTTTATCTCCACCTTCAGCTCCTCGGTCATCCCGGGGAAACTGGCTGCTTCGATCGGCTTCAGCGGGCATTTGTAGATAGCGGCGAGTTCGCGCGCCATTCCATAGTGTCCCCAGAGGTCCGGGCGGTTCGTCATCGACTTGTTATCTATCTCAAGGATTATATCGTCAAGCCCGAGAGCTTCGGCCAGCGGAGCGCCGGGCTTCGCGTCAAATTCGCTGATGTCCATTATCTCGGCCTGCCGCGTCGTCGGAAACAGCTCCGCGAGGCCTATCTCGCCGGAGGCGCAGATCATGCCGAAACTCATCACGCCGCGCAGCTTCGCGGGCTTTATCTCAACGGGCTCTCCCTCTCCGTGCCACCTTACCCACGCCCCCGGTTTCGCCACGACTACCAACTGCGCGGGAGCGAGGTTCACGCCGCCGCAGACGATCGTCGAAGGCGCCGGATCTCCCACGTCCACCGTGCAGACGCGAAGCTTGTCGGCGTCGGGATGCGGTTCGACCGTCAGTATCCTCCCGACCACGAGCCCAGCGAGATTGTCCGCGAGGCTGACCGCGTCCTCGACCTCGACCGTCGACATCGTAAGGTCATACGAAAGTCTGGCCATCGTAAGGTCGGCAGGAAGGTCGGCGTATTTCTTTATCCAGTTTAACGATAATTTCATAATATCACCCTCCTACTTGAACTGTTTCAGGAAGCGCAGGTCGGCGCTGTGGAAGAGGCGCACGTCGTCCACCCCGTAGCGCATCATCACAAGGCGGTCAAGACCGATGTTGATATAGAACCCCGACCAGACCGCGGGGTCCAGCCCCGCCGCTCTGAGGACGTTCGGATGCGGCGTGCCGCCGGGCATGACCTCTATCCAGCCCACATGCTTGCATACCTTGCAGCCCGTACCGCCGCATACCTGGCATTTCATGTCTATCTCAAATCCCGGCTCCACGAAGGGGAAGAAGCCGACGCGCATACGGACGCCGACCTCATGGCCGAAGACCTTTTCGAGTATCGTTTTGATGAGGACCATACCGGAGGCGAAAGAAAAATCCTTATCGACTATCAGGGCCTCGTACTGGAAAAAGGCGCGCTCGTGGCGGGCGTCGGTAGTCTCGTTGCGGTAGACGCGCCCCGGATATACGAAACGCGCGGGTGCTCCGTGCTCGCGCAGGTAGCGGACGCTGGCGCCCGTAAGATGCGGGCGAAGGCAGAGGCGCTTCGCCCCGCGCTCTTCGTCGTGCCCCTTCAGCCAGTAGGTATCCATGCTCTCGCGGGCTGGATGCTCCGGCGCAAAGTTCAGATTGTCAAAGGCAAATTTTTCGCTGGTTATCTCAGGCTCGGAGAATACCTCAAAGCCAAGCGAACGGAAGGCGTCGTTAAGGTCGTAGCACATTTGCGTAACGGGGTGCAGGCCTCCCTGAAAGGGCTCTATGCCGGGGACGGTGATGTCCGCCGCGCCCTCGAACGCGGAGAGCGTGTCGAGCAGCTCCGCGCTGCGGCTCTCGACGGCGTCGCTGATGATCTGCTTGACGTCGTTGGCCGCCTGCCCCAGCACCTTGCGAAGCTCCGGAGCGGCCTGTCCCACGCTCTTCAATATCTCAGTCAGCTCGCCCTTGCGCCCGATAAGATTGGCGCGGACAAGCTGAAGCTGATCCGGCAAAGAACTTTGCGCTATCTTTTCCAATCCCGCCTCTTTTATCTTTTCAAGGCGTTCCAAAAGGCCGTTGTCTTCACCCTGCGGCCCCTTCGTTCCATCATTTTCCCGCATAAATCCTGCCTCCTGCAAACGGCGCTATTGCGGCGCGCCGGGTAAATTTATGTCCTTCATATCGATGAGGCCGGACACGCCGTTCTTTTCGACGAGCTTGTCCATATCCTCGACATGGCCCAACACCCACATCCTGTCCCCCTTCTCAAAGGGACGCATGGGCATCGGCGTATGTTGTATTCCCTCATACTCCATAAGTATAACAATAACTTTGTATTTTTGCGAAAATTTAAGTTCCGCCATGCTCTTGCCGATCATATCCGGCAGAGGCTGTATCTTTCCGAGGATGAAATTGCCGCCGTCGATGCGCGTAAAGGCGGAATACCACGGATAGACGAGCATCTCGCCGATACGTGAGCCCATGTCCCACTCCGGCGAGATCACCTTATGCGCGCCGACGCGCTCCAGCACCTTCGCGTGCAGCTTGTTCGAGGCGCGCGCGATGACGATCGGCACCCCCATATCGACCAGCAGGGAGGTGCAGAGGATGCTGTGCTCCACCGCCTCGCCGATCGTGACGACCGCGACATCCACCTGGGTGGCTCCGATCTTGCGCAGCGAATTTTCATCGGTGACGTCCATCTGCGCGGCGACGGCGATTTTATCGGAAAGTTCCATGACCGGCCCGGACATGCTGTCGATGCCGATGACGTTCTGTCCGAGGCTCGAGAGCTTTTCGCAGAGCGCGGTGCCGAAACGGCCCAGGCCGATTATCAGAAAACTCTTCTTTTTTCTCTCCATGACGAGCACTCCTTTAACCTATCGGAATATGCGTATTGGGATAATGTATCCCCGAATCTCCGTCAGCGGTAACAAGCGTGGAAATAAATGAATAGAGCCCAACCCTTCCCCAAAACATCAGCAGCGTGATCACGAGCTTTCCCGCCGTGGAAAGCTCCGTGGTGACTCCTACCGTCAGGCCGACCGTGCCGAGCGCCGAAGCGACCTCAAAAATTATCGCGGAGAAAGGCATCTCCTCTATCAGCGTAAGCAGCACGGAGCCTGCCAGTATCGTGAAAAGATATATTGCGATGACGGAGAGCGCCCGGCGCTCGGTCCGCTCGGATATCCCGCGGTTCAGGAAGGTCGGGTCGCTGCGCATGTGCAGCTCGCTCCAGACGGATACCGCCAGCACCCCGAAGGTCGTCGTCTTCACGCCGCCGCCTGTGGAGGCGGGGGAAGCGCCGATTATCATCAGCACGATCATCAGCGCCTGCCCGAGGCCGGAGAGCGAACCGCTGGGCACCGTCTCAAAACCGGCCGTCCTCGTCGTGACGCTGGCAAAGAGGGCGTTCCAGACCTTCGCCCACACGGGAAAATCCTTGAAAGCGACATTCCAGTCCGAGAGCAGAAAGAGCACCGTACCGCCGACGATAAGGCCGCCTGTTATCATGAGCACAAGCTTTGCGTAGACCGAGACGCGGTGCGGCTGCCGGCGCTTAAACTTGAAATAGTTGGCATACTCGGCGAAGACGGGAAAACCAAGCCCGCCGAGAACTATCAGCGCCATTATCGTTCCCGGTATTATCAGCGTCATCCTGTAGCCGTGCAGGCCGCCCAGACAGGGAGAGAATCCGGCGTTGCAAAAGGCGCTGACCGAATGAAACACGGCGAGATAGACCGCCCGCAGGAGCGCCTCCCCATTTAACACAAATCCCGCGAACAGCAGGATACTGCCGATCCCTTCGAGAAAGAGCGTGTATCTTATCACCGTGAAAAAAAGAGTGATCGCGCCCTGCACTCCGTCGACGCCAAGCCCTCCGAGAAAAAAAATGCGGCTCCTTATCCCGATCCTGCGCCCCACGGCGATGGACAGCAGCATCATACCTGTCATGATCCCCAGGCCGCCTATCTGGATCAGCGCCATCATGATCACCTGCGACAGCAGTCCGAAATCCGTTGCGATGTCGACGACGCCAAGCCCCGTGACACAGACCGCCGACGTAGCCATAAAAAGCGCGTCGACAGGAGACAGGGGCTTCGCGTAGACAAAATTATTGGAGAGCCATAAGAGAAAGGCTCCCGCCAGTATGACCAGCAGGAACCCTGTAACAATGACTCTTTCTACCTTATAAGAGGTATGAAAACGCAACGTATTTCACACTCGAATCAAAAATCGGTATTTTTACAGAGCGGCGCGCGCCTTTTCTACAAGCTGTGAGAAGGCCGGCGCGTCGTTGACGGCGAGATCGGCGAGCATCTTGCGGTTGATCGTGATATTCGCCCTCTTGAGGCCGTTGATCAACGCGCTGTAGGCAATGCCGTTCACGCGGGCGGCGGCGTTGATACGGACGATCCACAGCTTGCGGAAGTCACGCTTCTTGAGCTTGCGGCCTGCGAAGGCGCTAGTAAGCGCGTGCAGGTACGCTTCGCGGGCGCGGCGATATACATTCTTCTTGCGTCCCCAAAAACCCTTCGTGATGCTGTATAATTTTTTCTGCTTATTGCGGCTGGCGCTGGATCCCTTTACTCGCATTTTATGTCACTCCTTGAAATTTATCTGGTTAACCGTGGCTCCGCGCTACGCGTAGGGGAGCATCTTCTTTACGTGCGCCTCTATCCCTGTCGGGAGAATACCCTTCTTCCTCAGGGCACGGAGACGCTTCGAATTTTTTGAAGAAAGAAGGTGTCCGCGGCCGCTCTTTTTGAAGCTTACCTTGCCTGAGCCAGTTATCTTAAAGCGCTTTTTCGTTGCGGAATGTGTTTTCATCTTAGGCATGTTGCTTTTCCTCCTCTAATTTGCAAACTAGGCGATCCGCGCAAAACGCCGCAACGGCGTTTTGGTCTCCCGCCTATAATTTATTTACCCAGGACGGGTAACTGAATCCCCTTATTTATATCTGGTCGGCGTCGGGCAAAACGTCCTTCTTGGCCTTCTGCGCCTTCACCGCGGCCGCCGCGCCATCTGACGGCAGCTTCTGACGCTCTGCCTGCGGAGCCGGTTTCTTAACGGGGATCTCGGCTGCCGGCGCTATCATTATCCTCATATAAGCGCCCTCCATCCTCGGCTCCATCTCTATCTTGCCAAACTCCGAGACGGCGTCGACGACCTTCTTCAATACTTCCCTTCCCCTGTCAAGGAAAGCCATTTCGCGTCCGCGAAAGAATACTGAGACCTTGACACGATGCCCTGCCTGAAGGAAAGTCTGAATAGCCTTCACCTTGAATTCATAGTCATGCAGGTCTATCTTCGGACGCATCTTTATTTCTTTGACGACCTGGTTCTTCTGCTTCTTGCGCGCGTCCTTATCGCGTTTCTGCTGCTGGAAGCGGTACTTCCCGTAATTCATGATACGGCATACGGGCGGCGTCGCCTGCGGCGCGACCTCTACGAGATCGAGTTCCGCGGCCTCCGCCATCTTGAGAGCCTCCTGAATGCTTATCACTCCGCGCTTGGCGTTTTGCTCGTCAATAAGGAGAATTTCCGGCGACCGGATCTCGGAATTTACGCGGGGTTCGTCTTCCCTTGTGTTTGCTATGGCATTACACCTCCTGAAAAATTATTCGACCGAATTAAAAAGGTCCGGGCGCACAAGAATGCGCCCGGACCCTAGAAATATCTTCTCGGGGGCGGCCTGACAACTGATTTCGTCGGCAGGCGAGAGGGGCATCCTCTGCTTAAAACCCATTGATACTTATCAACTGGAAGATACTACCACAACGCGCCGCGATATGCAAGCGCAGGAAAACACCTTGATCTCCAAGTTTTCGACTGGAAACTATTGCCGTAAACAATATAGACTGCGCGCCGGATTTACAAATCCGGCGCACAGGATGTGTGGGGTGGTGAATCGTGGTCAGGCTTTGATTATGAAGGCTTCGCTTCAGCCGCCGCGTAACGTACGGGGTGTCCGGCCGCGGCATGTCTCTTCATTGCCGCGTTCCGGCATACCCTCTTAAAGAGGAATGTTCCCATGCTTGCGCGCGGGACGCTCTTTTTTTCTGCCCCAAAACATGCGCAGCGTCTGAATGATCTTTATTCTTGATTCGGCCGGTTCGATCACGTCCTCGAATTTTCCGAGCTCGGCGGAGCGGTAGGGGTTCAGGAATTCCGTCTCGTACTTTTCCTTGTACATCTCCCTGGCCGCGGCGGGATCGGCGGCCTGCGCGATCTCATTTTTATAGAGCACCTCGACGGCGGCGTCGGCTCCGACCACGGCGCGTTCGCAGCTCGGCCAGGCGATGACGAAATCCGCCTTCATGTCGATGCTGCACATCGCGGGCGTAGCTCCGCCGTAGGACTTTCTGATCGGCATGATGATCTTGGGGACGGTCGCCTCCGCCCACGCATAGAGCAGTTTTGCCCCATGCCTGATGATGCCGTCATGTTCCTGGTTGACGCCGGGCAGATATCCTGGGACGTCCACGATCGACAAAAGCGGGATATTGAAGGCGTCGCAGGTGCGAATGAAGCGCGCCGCTTTGCAGGAGGCGTTGATGTCGAGACAGCCGGCCATACAGCTGGCCTGATTGGCAACGACGCCTACCGGCATACCGCCCATGCGGATAAACCCGACTATGATATTGCGGGCATACGCCGGAGAAATTTCAAAGAAGAAACTGTCGTCGGCGATTTTTGTAATGACGCTTTTCATATCATAGGCTTTACGTTTGCTGTCGGGAATAATATCGTTGAGTTCCTCTATCCTGCGGTTAACGTCGTCGTTAGTGGCATAGATCGGAGGAAGAAGCTGGCAGTTGGCGGGGAAAAAGCTCAGCAGACTTTTGATCTGTTCGATACAGTCATAGTCGTCCCTCGCCACCAGATGTGAAAGTCCCGATTTGGTGCTGTGCGTCGTAGCTCCGCCCAGCGTTTCAAAATCCACGACCTCGCCCGTCACCTCTTTGATAACGGCGGGCCCGGTGATAAAGGCTTTGCTGGTCTTATCGACCATGACGATAAAGTCGTTGAGGGCTGGAGAGTATGAGGCGCCGCCGGCGCAGCTTCCCATGAGAGCTGAAATCTGCGGAATGACTCCCGAGGAGTTCACGTTGTTGTAGAAGATGGTTCCGTAGACTGACGCGCCCGGCCCCTCCTGAAGACGGCCTCCGCCGGAATCGTTGAGCCCGACGATGGGTACGCCGACTTCCAGCGCCAGCTCCTGCATTCTGGCGAGCTTCAATCCATGCATCTCACCCATCGATCCTCCCAGAACGGTGGCGTCCTGAGCGTAGGCGAAAGCTTTTCTGCCGTTGATAAGCCCGTGCCCCGTGATGATCCCGTCCGCCGGCGCGTCGATTTTGTCCATGCCGAAGCGCGTCGCTCTGGGTCTTACGAACATGTTGTATTCCACGAAGGTGCCGGGATCGAACAGTAAATTGATTCTCTCGCGTGCCGTCAGTTTGCCCTTGGCATGCTGCTTGTTGATTTTTTCCTGCCCGCCCTGAAGCATGATGTGCGCTTTTTTATCGAGCATGGCTTGAAGTTTCTGATTCATATGACCGGCCCCCTAAAGATAGATTTTTTCTAAAAAATGACCGCCGCGCGAAGAGGGCGCCCCTTCGCGCGGAAAAAAGTTGGAGATTTATCAGACTAATCCCTTCCAGGGGCTCAAGTCAAGTCCGCACTTCTCAAATCTTTCGCCAAGGAAGTTCAGCGCGTTCTTATACATGATCTTTTCCATGACGCCGGGCCTGAGATCCAGCTCTTCCCACTGCTTGAGGATCTCGCTGAGCTTGAAGACTCCCCACTCGGAACCGAAGATGAACTTGTCCTGGAGGCGTCTGTTCATGTCATAGGTCATGCACTGCGGGAAGTATTTGGGCCACATGCCGGAGGTTTCGCGCATCACGTTCGTCTTGTGCATCGCGACATGGTTGATGACTTCCGGCCACGGCTCGCCGACGTGCAGGGCGATTATCTTCAGGCGCGGGAAATCCGCCGCTACTTCATCGACGTCGAGAGGCTGGCAGTAGGTCATGCTGTAGAGGCCGTCGCCGCCGGGGGCGCCGCTGCCCATTCCCGTGTAGCCGATGTGGAACTGGACCGGCGCTTCAAGCTGCTGGCAGAGGTCCCACAGCGGATAGAAGCGTCTGTCGTTGACGCGGAATTTCTGCGTGCACTGCTGGAACTTCAAACCGATCAGCTTCAGTTCGGTAATGGCTCTTTCAGCTTCCAGAAGGGCGTTCTGCCCCTGCCAGGGGTCGACCGAGCCCCACGCGCCGAAAAACGCGTCGGGGAACTCCTTCCACAAGCCGTAAACAAAGTCGTTGCTGGTGGGCGGTTCGCCCATGCCGCTGGTGGCGTCCCAGCCGACAGGCTGCATTTTTACGCCGTGAGTAAGGGCGTCGTTCGCCATTACTTCGTGTCCGGTTTCGTCGAACTCCGCCTTCAGATCATCCAGCGTGCCCTTTCCAGATTTTCCGACCCAATTGGGCTGCGTGTATTTTCTGGAGGCCAGCATGGCCTTCATTGCGGGCGGATATCCTCCCTTGACAAAGGGATGCGCGTGGACGTCGATAATATGAAAACCTCTTTCTTCAAGAGTTTTAGGTGTTCTGTCTCCTTGAGCCGTTGCCATGATTCATACACTCCTTTCAAAACTAATGTCCGAGCCTTGAAAGCCCAAACAAATTAACGGTATTGGGCGATGTCGGGATCTCTCTTTTCACTGAACGCCTTGCCGCATTCTTTCGCCTCGTCCGTGTTGAAATACATGTTAAGCGCGACGCCGGCCATGGACTGAATGCCGCCGATGGAGGCGCTGTCGGCGTTGAAGGACATTTTCAGCGCGGCCAGAGAGGTCGGGCTGGATTTGACGATGTCATCCACCCATTTGTCCGTCTCCGCCATCAGCTCCTCAGGCGGGACTACGGCATTGACCAGTCCCATCCGCAGGCACTCTTCCGCGGTATATTTCCTGCACAGATACCAGAATTCTCTCGCCTTTTTCTCGCCGACTATGCGGGCGAGATAGGCGCTGCCGTATCCGGCGTCAAAGCTTCCGACCTTGGGGCCGACCTGGCCGAACTTGGCCGTGGCGGAGGCGATGGTAAGATCGCACACCACCTGGATGACGTGGCCGCCGCCGATCGCATAGCCGTTGACCGCCGCCACCACCGGCTTGGGGATGGCGCGGATGGTATGCAGAAGCTGGGCGAAGAGGCTGGGCATCGGCAGCTTTTCAATGGGCTGGGCGTCGGCGTCCGTCTCACAGGGGGTGCCGCCGATCGTAAAGGCGCGGGTCCCGGCCGCCGTGAGGATGACCGCTCCGACCTCTTTGTCTGTCCACGCGCTCTGAAGCGCCGTGATCATTTCATTCAAGGTACGATTGGTGAACATATTCATCTTGTCGGGTCTGTTGATGGTTATCTTTGCCCGGTTGTTATACTTTTCGTACAGTATATCCTGAAATTCCATATTTACCGCAACCTCCTTCTTTAAACTGTCCGACGCCGTCCGTCAGGCATCTGATCGCCGGAGAGTGGTTAGACTCGGATTACGAAGGCTTCGCTTTCGCCGACGCCGCCGCAGATCGTGCAGAGGCCATATCCGCCGCCGCGGCGCTGCAGCTCGTAGGCCATCGTCATTACCAGGCGTCCGCCGGTGGCTCCCGTCGGGTGGCCGATCGCGATCGCGCCGCCGTTGATGTTCGTCTTCGCGCGTATCGCTTCGACTCTCGCGGGGTCCTGATCTCCCATAAGCAGCGTCGAGGCGATGGGCATCACGGCGAAGGCCTCGTTGATCTCTATCACGTCCATCTGCTCCACCGTCATGCCTGCCTTGGCGAGCGCCTTCTGCGCGGCAAAGGCCGGTATCGTCGCGATGTATTTGGGATGGCCGGAGGCCTGGGCGTGCGCGACTATCGTCGCCAGCGGCTTGATGCCGCGGCGGGCCGCTTCGCTTTCAGCCATGAGCACGAGCGCGCTGGCACCGGTGTTGAGTCCTGGCGCGTTGCCCGCCGTTACCGTCGGGCTCTGGTTGACGGTCTTGAGTTTGGCAAGCCCCTCGAGCGTGGTGTCTGGGCGCGGCGACTGGTCCTCGGAGATCACGACGTCGCCTTTCTTGGTGTGGATGACGTAAGGCTTGATCTCATCCTTGAATTTACCGGCTTTGAAGGCGTCCTGATAGAGCATCTGGCTGCGGTATGCCCATTCGTCCTGCATTTCGCGGCTGATGCCGTACTGCAGCGCGACCTCGCCGGCCTGTTTGGCGCGCGGTTCGCCGGTATAGGGGCAGGAGACGACCATGATGTCTTTAAGCGTGATGTCGCCGAGGCGTTTGCCCCAGCGCAGGTCTTCCACGAAGTAGGGGACGTTGCTCATATTTTCCGAGCCGCCGCCGACGGTGATCTTCGCGTCGCCGAGTTCGATCGCGCGCTTCGCCATCGCGATGGCGACCATCGAGGAGCAGCAGGCGCGGTCTACGGTGGTAGAGTTTGCTTCGGGCGGCATCCCCGCGGCGAGGGATATCTGTCTCGCTATCGAGCGGTTCGCGGTGGGCATGTTGATGCCGATATATGTTTCCTCTACCTCCGCCGGATCGACGGCGGCGCGCTCCATCGCCTCTTTGACGACGAACGAACCCAGCGATACCGTGTTTTCACCCTTCATCAGGCCGCCGAATTTATCGAACGGCGTACGTACGGCGGATACTATTACTACCTTTTCCATATCTTTCATCCTTCTCTCTTAATCTCTTTTATATGATCTTCTTGTCATGCAGTTCGGCGAGGCGTTCATCTGAGTAGCCAAGCTTTTTCAGCACGTCGTCCGTATCGGCGCCAAGGTTCGGCAGCGGGCTGTAAGCGGCTTCGTGCTCCTCCATTTTTATCGGGCAGCCGACGACGGTAAGCTCGCCGACGACTGGGTCGGGGATCTTGACGAGCATCTCGCGCTTTTTGGTGTGCTCGTCGTTGGCGACGTCCTGCGAATTCTGTACCGGTCCGCAGGGAAGCCCCTGGGCCATAAATATCTCGCAGGCTTCCGCCTTCGTCTTGTCGGCAAGCCATTCGTTGATGATCGGGCGGATAAGCGTCTCCATGTGGGCGCCGCGTCCCGGTCCGGACTGGATGTCGGGGTTATCGAGCAGTTCTGTATGGCCGATGGCCGTAAGGAACTTTTTCCACATCGACTCCGTGGGGACGATGATCGCCACGTAGCCGTCCTTGCACTTGAAGGGGCCCCAGGGAGCGATGAGTTTGTCCGGGCCTCTGGTGACGACGTTGCCGGTGAAGGCGTAGACGTTGTGCGAACGTTCGGCGAGGGCGATCATGCAGTCGTACATCGAAACGTCGAAGTATTCGCCTTTGCCGGTGCGCAGCTTATTGATATAGCCGAGCATGGCCGCGTAGGCCGCGTAGACGCCCGTGCCGGAGTCTCCGAGCGCGAAGCCGAGCCATGTCG
The window above is part of the Cloacibacillus evryensis DSM 19522 genome. Proteins encoded here:
- a CDS encoding acyl-CoA carboxylase subunit beta; its protein translation is MNQKLQAMLDKKAHIMLQGGQEKINKQHAKGKLTARERINLLFDPGTFVEYNMFVRPRATRFGMDKIDAPADGIITGHGLINGRKAFAYAQDATVLGGSMGEMHGLKLARMQELALEVGVPIVGLNDSGGGRLQEGPGASVYGTIFYNNVNSSGVIPQISALMGSCAGGASYSPALNDFIVMVDKTSKAFITGPAVIKEVTGEVVDFETLGGATTHSTKSGLSHLVARDDYDCIEQIKSLLSFFPANCQLLPPIYATNDDVNRRIEELNDIIPDSKRKAYDMKSVITKIADDSFFFEISPAYARNIIVGFIRMGGMPVGVVANQASCMAGCLDINASCKAARFIRTCDAFNIPLLSIVDVPGYLPGVNQEHDGIIRHGAKLLYAWAEATVPKIIMPIRKSYGGATPAMCSIDMKADFVIAWPSCERAVVGADAAVEVLYKNEIAQAADPAAAREMYKEKYETEFLNPYRSAELGKFEDVIEPAESRIKIIQTLRMFWGRKKERPARKHGNIPL
- a CDS encoding amidohydrolase family protein, whose protein sequence is MATAQGDRTPKTLEERGFHIIDVHAHPFVKGGYPPAMKAMLASRKYTQPNWVGKSGKGTLDDLKAEFDETGHEVMANDALTHGVKMQPVGWDATSGMGEPPTSNDFVYGLWKEFPDAFFGAWGSVDPWQGQNALLEAERAITELKLIGLKFQQCTQKFRVNDRRFYPLWDLCQQLEAPVQFHIGYTGMGSGAPGGDGLYSMTYCQPLDVDEVAADFPRLKIIALHVGEPWPEVINHVAMHKTNVMRETSGMWPKYFPQCMTYDMNRRLQDKFIFGSEWGVFKLSEILKQWEELDLRPGVMEKIMYKNALNFLGERFEKCGLDLSPWKGLV
- a CDS encoding enoyl-CoA hydratase-related protein; the encoded protein is MEFQDILYEKYNNRAKITINRPDKMNMFTNRTLNEMITALQSAWTDKEVGAVILTAAGTRAFTIGGTPCETDADAQPIEKLPMPSLFAQLLHTIRAIPKPVVAAVNGYAIGGGHVIQVVCDLTIASATAKFGQVGPKVGSFDAGYGSAYLARIVGEKKAREFWYLCRKYTAEECLRMGLVNAVVPPEELMAETDKWVDDIVKSSPTSLAALKMSFNADSASIGGIQSMAGVALNMYFNTDEAKECGKAFSEKRDPDIAQYR
- a CDS encoding thiolase family protein; this encodes MEKVVIVSAVRTPFDKFGGLMKGENTVSLGSFVVKEAMERAAVDPAEVEETYIGINMPTANRSIARQISLAAGMPPEANSTTVDRACCSSMVAIAMAKRAIELGDAKITVGGGSENMSNVPYFVEDLRWGKRLGDITLKDIMVVSCPYTGEPRAKQAGEVALQYGISREMQDEWAYRSQMLYQDAFKAGKFKDEIKPYVIHTKKGDVVISEDQSPRPDTTLEGLAKLKTVNQSPTVTAGNAPGLNTGASALVLMAESEAARRGIKPLATIVAHAQASGHPKYIATIPAFAAQKALAKAGMTVEQMDVIEINEAFAVMPIASTLLMGDQDPARVEAIRAKTNINGGAIAIGHPTGATGGRLVMTMAYELQRRGGGYGLCTICGGVGESEAFVIRV
- a CDS encoding CaiB/BaiF CoA transferase family protein: MAGILEGVKVLGIEQQVAGPTCTMMLADQGADVIKVERPGSGDTAREMAPMLKNDKGEAQSGYFARFNRGKKSVTIDMQSPEGQAVLWDLIKDTEIIIENVKPGLMDKLGFTYEKVKEVNPGVIYVAISGFGRSKKHEGPYAKRLAYDIIAQAMAGLMYTCGSDAQGPPTWLGFALGDSGTGVYAAYAAMLGYINKLRTGKGEYFDVSMYDCMIALAERSHNVYAFTGNVVTRGPDKLIAPWGPFKCKDGYVAIIVPTESMWKKFLTAIGHTELLDNPDIQSGPGRGAHMETLIRPIINEWLADKTKAEACEIFMAQGLPCGPVQNSQDVANDEHTKKREMLVKIPDPVVGELTVVGCPIKMEEHEAAYSPLPNLGADTDDVLKKLGYSDERLAELHDKKII